Below is a genomic region from Leptospira yasudae.
TCGCGATGAACGATAATTTGGTGATCATCGCTCGCACGGTAAAAAACAAGATTACGATCGCAATGTTGGCTTGCTCGACGGGCGGCTGTACTGCCGCATCTTCTCGACACTTCGGACTTTATACGGAGAATTGAATGAGACGTTAAACGATATCCACGTTCAGCTCGGCGAGAATGTCTTCGAGTTCTCGCTTGTCCTGCACTTCCACAAGACGATCTTCTCCGAACTCGTCCGCTTCGAGACGAACCGCAAAATATCCGGCGTTGTCCTCTCCCTTTAAGGAACTAACGTCGAGATTGATCAGATCGGAATCCTCTTCCAACACGGGAGTCAAAAGAAGATATTGATTCTCGTCGATCTCCAACGCTTCCGCCACGATAAAAGAATGAGGGTTTCCGTCCTCGTCTAAAAGCTGAACGGTTTCCCGTCCTTGTTCCTCGTGATCTCTGGATTCTTCCTCGGAAAAGGGATCGCTCATCTTTCGTCGCCTTGCGCTCCGCCCTCGGAATCGAACTCGAAGGGAAGTTTATTTTTTTTGGCGAAATTACATTCTTTGCATGCGGGAACGAGATTGGCTTTGATGGACTTTCCTCCTTTTGCAAGAGGAATAAGATGGTCCATCGTCAATTCTTCGGGCGGAAACTTTTTACCGCAATAGTGACAGATGCCCGCGCCTTTTTTCTTTTTCCACCAAGGAGTTCGTTTCAGATCCTTGGCGATTCTTCTCTGTTTCGTGAGTTCTTCCTCGCTGATCCAGACGATGGGTTCTTCTTCGGGTTCCATTCGAAAATTCTAATCTTTATACGCGGCCCAATCGGAACCGGGTCCGCTGACGGAAAGTTTCAGGGTTTCGCTACGATTGACCGCCTGAATTCCGTCTTCCAAACCGGAAGCGGTGAGAAGAATCGTATCTCCCTGCGAAAGAATTTCTCCTTCCACCTCCGCCTTCCCCTGCAACACGATCAAAATTTGGAACACGGAATCCAGATATACATTCGGAATTTGGAATATTTTTCCGTTTCCGGAAACCTCGAGGGTTTCCATGAGGAATTTATCGTTTGCCGTTAGACGAAACCGCTTTCCGTCGCTCCAGTTTTTCGGCACGGGCTTCATCATATCGTCTTCGGAAGGACCGGAATAATCCAAAACGTCCAGCGCTTTTTGAAGATGCAGTTCTCTCGGTCTTCCGTAATCGTAAACGCGGTATGTGGAATCGGAGGATTGTTGCACTTCCATCAGAAGAATCCCGGCGCCGATCGCGTGAATTCTTCCCGGATTTAAAAGAAAGGAATCTCCTTCCTTTACGGGGATTTGTCTTAAAACTTCTTCGGCCCGGTTTTGTTCCACGAGGGTTTTGAATTCTTCCCTGCTGGTCGCATTCAAAAAACCGCATACGAGTTTGGAACCGGGTTCGGCTTGCAGTACGGTCCAGGCTTCCTTTTTTCCCGCGCTTTGCGGATCGTATTTTTCCGCATACGCATCGTCGGGATGAACTTGAACGGAAAGTTTTTCTTTGGCGTCTATGATTTTGATTAAAAGAGGAAAGGGTTTTCCGCGAAACGGTTTTCCGAGGATCGAATCCGTGTTTTCCCGATACGCGGTACGGAAATTTTTTCCGGCAAGAGGTCCGTTGACGATTACGGAAACGTCGTTTCCATAATCCGAAATTTCCCAGGATTCTCCGATGTTTCCTTCCGGAATCGTTCTTCCGGGAAAATCTCCGAGCTTTCTACCGCCCCAAATTCTTTCCTTATAGATCGGATTCAACCGGATCACCTTCTGCATAGGACCTATTTTTTCCCTCCTTCTATAAGTTCAATTTTTACTTTGAGAAGATTCTTCTTAAAATGTACGAACCCTGACGGTTTGAGTCCGGATAAATCCAGTTCGTAGATTTTTCCGGGAAGAAGTTTTCCGGCTTCCGCTTCCAGATTGAGATTTCGAAAACTTTTATACGTTCCTTTTCCTCCGCAGGAATCGCAGAACACGTTCGAACCCCTGCAATCGGGACAAAGAACGCGCACGACCAAGGGGATCTTCGCGGCTAATGGAGAATCGAGTTCTTCGGTAGTTAAGAGAATTCTAATATCGTAATGGATTCCGGAATACTTTTTGCGCTCTTTATTGCGCATTCCCGCGCGGAGAAGTCCCCGTTTTGCGAATTCGACCGCCTGACCCGCGTATAAAATTCTCGAACTCGGAATTTGCCGGATCGGCGCCGGAACGTTCGGATCATTCTTCCCTTCGAGCGAGGACTTGAACTTAAAAAGAATCTCGGGATGTCTGGAAAGATATTGAAGATCGTATTCTTTCCGTTTGATCGGATGCGTTAGAATTTGATACGAAACCGCGAATTTTTGAAAGAGATCGGAAGATCCGGTCTCGCGGTTATCGGGATGAAAAATTTTCGCCAATTCCCGATAACGCGACTTTACCCTTTCGACGGAGGCGAGAGGGGAAAGACCTAGATTCTTATAATGATCCGGAAAGTGATTCTGAAGTCCCGGATCATTCATGGAAGTATTTTACTCCTTCGGAAGATTCTCCTGATAAGGTCCCCCGTTCTCGATTTCGCGCAGTGTTTTGTCCACGTCTTCTGCGGTCGTTTTGATATTTCCTTCCACATACTTATCGATTCGACGGATGATTTCCAATAGGTTAGTTCTATAAATCCGGACAAGTTTTACCCGTTGTGCCGGTTCTCGAATGGTCGTGACATTATACAATATCTCTTTCGTCCCCGCGTCCGTTTTTTTACGGATCACCAATTCGATGGAATCCGGATTGGTTCCGTCCGAACTCACCTTTTCGTTTTTCAAGATGCTGATTTCTTCGTCTACATTGCGCATTTTGGAAATTAATGATTTCCTACTCCAGAAGACGATCGATTCCAACTTCAAGGGTGTATTTTGCGCGCCCGCACCGGAAACTTTTAATACGAAGCGAAGATCGAGCATGTAACGATTTCTACTTTGCGGAATCTGATCTTCGTATGCGGGGATAAATTGACTGTAAAGATTGTCTTGAATCTGTTTTCTTCGATTCAAGAACGCTAAACGGCTCTCGATTCTCTTATGAAACTCGGCGATATCCTTTCCGAGTATCTCCAGGTCCTTAACTTGTCCCTGTTCATAAGGTAGGATTTTCACTTTACCATCCGGTTCGAACTCTTGGCCCGAAATACCGGCTAAGGCGGAAATCAAAATCAGGAAATAAAATAATTTGGCATTCATTGTAGATTTTCCCAGTCGCCGTCCTTTACTAGTTTCGGAGGTTCCCGGATTTTCCCCATAATTTTATCAAAAATAGATTGAACTTATCGTCAAATTCTGGGAAAAGGGAAGGAAAGGATCGGTATGGAAATCAATCACAGAAAGTCGGGAGAAACAAACATAGTGAGTCTTTCGGGCAGTCTCGATATCTATACCTCAATCGATCTCAAAACCTTCTTCGAATCCAACATCAACAAAGATAATAAAAACGTAGTCGTAAATCTTGAAAAACTCAACTACATCGATTCTTCCGGAATTGGAATGTTGATCAAGCAGTTGAACTACGTGCAAGACTTGAACGGTTCTTTTTTTATCGCGAACATGAAGCCTGCGATCGAAAAAGTTTTCAAAGTCGCCGGTCTTACTTCTTACTTCAAAACGATCAGCCCTGCGGAATTCACTTCCAACTTCCCGTAATTCGCAATTCGATTCTCGAAAAGGCTCCCGAACTCAGTAAAACGTTCCGTATGTTTCGCGTTAAGGAAGCCCCTCCCTTGGTTTATTCTTTTTTCGCCGAAATTCTCCGCAAAAGCGGATCGTAAAAAAGCGTCTTCTCGTAGTTCCCGCCGGTGTTCTGTCGAAGGCGATCTATCGAACGCCCGCCCCCTAGGAATAGGACATCCTTACCATCTTCGGCAATCGGATTTCAGAGGAATCGTAGGAGGTACGACGGTGCTTTTGTAATATTCAATTCCCATCCTGCAACGCGATCCGTAGAAAGCGGAACATTGAGTTATTGGGCGGTGGGGGCGATGGCGAGCGCTCCAAAACCGAGCGACCATAGAAGCGAGGTTCGGAGAGCGAAGGCGCTGCGTTCTAACAGCTGGAAAGGTTCGAAAAATTTTCCTCTATCAAGAAAAGATACTTTTTGCAAGTAAAAAGCCTCAATCTTGTCGGAACACTGAGTTACCGGGTCGTTCCGTTTCTCTGCTTCGCTGAGAGCCTGCGATTACGCTCCGCTATCTACGGCCATATCTCACTCGATCCATAGAGAGCGTTCTGCTGAGTTACCGGGTCGTTCCGTTTCTCTGCTTCGCTGAGAGCCTGCGATTACGCTCCGCTATCTACGGCCATATCTCACTCGATCCATAGAGAGCGTTCTGCTGAGTTACCGGGTCGTTCCGTTTCTCTGCTTCGCTGAGAGCCTGCGATTACGCTCCGCTATCTACGGCCATATCTCACTCCCTATGGGTCGTTCGATAGGAATAAAACACGTCCCAGATTCCCCAGAAACGACCGATCTCGCCCGCATTCGGAACCAATCGAAAGTCCATTCTCCCCTCGATCAGCTCGCCCGGATCCACCCGAAACCGAACCGGAAATTGAGAGGAATACGTTTCGCTTCCCGGAAATCGAACCGTGGTTTTTAAAATGCCGTTCATATAAATGGAGAGTTCCCGCGGTTTCACCCCTTTCGGTCTTTCGGAAAACGTAAACTGCGTTAGATCCATTTGGATATACAAAGGCTCGTTGCGTGACGGATCGGCGGTCAGATAAAAACGAAGTCCTTCTTCGGGAATCATTCTGCAAAGACCGTCTTGAAGTCTTCCAGTTGCGGCCCCCGGCGCAAAATCCGGTCTATCCCGTTCCAACTGCATCCCGTTGTGAATCGCCCAAGTCGAAAGTTCGCTGTAAGTCCGGAAATCCTCCGTATGCAGGGGCGCTCCGTCTTCTCCCTGATGATCGAAGTTGATGAATTTTTTAAATTTCGGATTTTCTTCCGATTGGAGGAACCCCGTACTGGTAAAAGTAAAACAGAGAAAAACGAGTATGAATCGGTGAACTACCATCTACTCTAGTATCGACAGGACCG
It encodes:
- a CDS encoding HNH endonuclease, with amino-acid sequence MEPEEEPIVWISEEELTKQRRIAKDLKRTPWWKKKKGAGICHYCGKKFPPEELTMDHLIPLAKGGKSIKANLVPACKECNFAKKNKLPFEFDSEGGAQGDER
- a CDS encoding J domain-containing protein, whose protein sequence is MNDPGLQNHFPDHYKNLGLSPLASVERVKSRYRELAKIFHPDNRETGSSDLFQKFAVSYQILTHPIKRKEYDLQYLSRHPEILFKFKSSLEGKNDPNVPAPIRQIPSSRILYAGQAVEFAKRGLLRAGMRNKERKKYSGIHYDIRILLTTEELDSPLAAKIPLVVRVLCPDCRGSNVFCDSCGGKGTYKSFRNLNLEAEAGKLLPGKIYELDLSGLKPSGFVHFKKNLLKVKIELIEGGKK
- a CDS encoding STAS domain-containing protein — protein: MEINHRKSGETNIVSLSGSLDIYTSIDLKTFFESNINKDNKNVVVNLEKLNYIDSSGIGMLIKQLNYVQDLNGSFFIANMKPAIEKVFKVAGLTSYFKTISPAEFTSNFP
- a CDS encoding DUF1292 domain-containing protein; its protein translation is MSDPFSEEESRDHEEQGRETVQLLDEDGNPHSFIVAEALEIDENQYLLLTPVLEEDSDLINLDVSSLKGEDNAGYFAVRLEADEFGEDRLVEVQDKRELEDILAELNVDIV
- a CDS encoding LIC_12936 family protein; its protein translation is MNAKLFYFLILISALAGISGQEFEPDGKVKILPYEQGQVKDLEILGKDIAEFHKRIESRLAFLNRRKQIQDNLYSQFIPAYEDQIPQSRNRYMLDLRFVLKVSGAGAQNTPLKLESIVFWSRKSLISKMRNVDEEISILKNEKVSSDGTNPDSIELVIRKKTDAGTKEILYNVTTIREPAQRVKLVRIYRTNLLEIIRRIDKYVEGNIKTTAEDVDKTLREIENGGPYQENLPKE
- a CDS encoding LIC10729 family protein translates to MVVHRFILVFLCFTFTSTGFLQSEENPKFKKFINFDHQGEDGAPLHTEDFRTYSELSTWAIHNGMQLERDRPDFAPGAATGRLQDGLCRMIPEEGLRFYLTADPSRNEPLYIQMDLTQFTFSERPKGVKPRELSIYMNGILKTTVRFPGSETYSSQFPVRFRVDPGELIEGRMDFRLVPNAGEIGRFWGIWDVFYSYRTTHRE
- a CDS encoding type I phosphomannose isomerase catalytic subunit; the protein is MQKVIRLNPIYKERIWGGRKLGDFPGRTIPEGNIGESWEISDYGNDVSVIVNGPLAGKNFRTAYRENTDSILGKPFRGKPFPLLIKIIDAKEKLSVQVHPDDAYAEKYDPQSAGKKEAWTVLQAEPGSKLVCGFLNATSREEFKTLVEQNRAEEVLRQIPVKEGDSFLLNPGRIHAIGAGILLMEVQQSSDSTYRVYDYGRPRELHLQKALDVLDYSGPSEDDMMKPVPKNWSDGKRFRLTANDKFLMETLEVSGNGKIFQIPNVYLDSVFQILIVLQGKAEVEGEILSQGDTILLTASGLEDGIQAVNRSETLKLSVSGPGSDWAAYKD